One Thunnus thynnus chromosome 21, fThuThy2.1, whole genome shotgun sequence DNA segment encodes these proteins:
- the LOC137173140 gene encoding transcription factor 21 isoform X1 — protein MSTGSVTSDAEDYDTCQRRTANPLERTARKVTCYNPTRYSDEELDNDCEDGRIKEGRKLSKTHQKETRQSQRNAANARERARMRVLSKAFSRLKTSLPWVPADTKLSKLDTLRLASSYISHLRQLLQDDRFENSFAHPVNLVWTSNFAGTSIFQHNLAIYDDRAIRGLRHLSRCKTLWSNSLGLPSSFTSFSSAFKACR, from the exons ATGTCCACTGGCTCAGTAACAAGCGATGCTGAGGACTATGACACATGTCAGAGAAGGACTGCAAACCCTTTGGAGAGGACGGCGCGGAAAGTTACTTGCTATAATCCCACCCGTTATTCGGATGAGGAGTTGGACAATGACTGTGAGGACGGGAGGATCAAGGAGGGGCGCAAACTGTCCAAGACGCACCAGAAGGAAACGCGGCAGTCGCAGAGAAACGCGGCCAATGCCAGGGAGAGGGCGCGGATGAGAGTGTTGAGCAAAGCTTTCTCCAGACTAAAAACCAGCCTGCCCTGGGTACCAGCGGACACCAAGCTGTCAAAATTGGACACGCTCCGACTCGCCTCTAGCTACATCTCTCACCTTAGACAGCTTCTGCAGGATGACCGATTCGAGAACAGCTTTGCGCACCCCGTCAATCTGGTATGGACCTCAAACTTTGCAGGAACTTCTATTTTTCAGCATA ACCTGGCCATTTATGATGACAGGGCGATCAGAGGACTCAGACATCTCAGCCGCTGTAAGACTTTGTGGAGCAACAGCCTAGGACTCCCCTCTTCATTCACCAGCTTTAGTTCTGCTTTTAAAGCCTGCAGATAA
- the LOC137173140 gene encoding musculin isoform X2: MSTGSVTSDAEDYDTCQRRTANPLERTARKVTCYNPTRYSDEELDNDCEDGRIKEGRKLSKTHQKETRQSQRNAANARERARMRVLSKAFSRLKTSLPWVPADTKLSKLDTLRLASSYISHLRQLLQDDRFENSFAHPVNLTWPFMMTGRSEDSDISAAVRLCGATA; the protein is encoded by the exons ATGTCCACTGGCTCAGTAACAAGCGATGCTGAGGACTATGACACATGTCAGAGAAGGACTGCAAACCCTTTGGAGAGGACGGCGCGGAAAGTTACTTGCTATAATCCCACCCGTTATTCGGATGAGGAGTTGGACAATGACTGTGAGGACGGGAGGATCAAGGAGGGGCGCAAACTGTCCAAGACGCACCAGAAGGAAACGCGGCAGTCGCAGAGAAACGCGGCCAATGCCAGGGAGAGGGCGCGGATGAGAGTGTTGAGCAAAGCTTTCTCCAGACTAAAAACCAGCCTGCCCTGGGTACCAGCGGACACCAAGCTGTCAAAATTGGACACGCTCCGACTCGCCTCTAGCTACATCTCTCACCTTAGACAGCTTCTGCAGGATGACCGATTCGAGAACAGCTTTGCGCACCCCGTCAATCTG ACCTGGCCATTTATGATGACAGGGCGATCAGAGGACTCAGACATCTCAGCCGCTGTAAGACTTTGTGGAGCAACAGCCTAG